GTCTATTTAACTGCAGTGAATTACGCAGCGGCCAACTTTTTATCGAACCCTCAAAAATATGCATTGCTGCCAATCCCCGAAGGAGAGCGCAGGCTGGATAAAGCGCTTACCCAAAATGAGGGATGGTAAATTGATAATTATAACAACTGAATAACTATGACAACGAAAAATATTTACTTTTTTAGCTCCCTGGCTTTGCTGATAGCCTGCGCCGCCTGCCAGAAGGAGCGTACTGCCGGAGTTCCTGAAAATTTTAGTGTGGAAACGGCTGATTTTCAATATAAAGTTGGGGATACTGTTGCTTTTAATTTAATCGGCAACCCGGACATGATCGTGTTTTATTCGGGTGAACCGGGAAAACAATATGAGAACAGGGACCGGGTAAGTGAAAAGGGTATCGCAAAAATGATCTTTCAGCTTTCCATGCAGCAGGGAGTACCGCTTACCGAAGTGAGTCCTGATTCACTACAATTATTCGTCTCGGACCAGCTTGATGACTATAATGCTGCGGCTGTTCAAAAGGCGTCCTGGACCAATATTACCAGCCGTAATACCAAATGGCCTCCTAATTTAGGCACCGGTTTTACGACCAGTGATTCGATCGATCTCACTGACTTTAATGATGCCGACAAGGTAACGATCGCACTCCGTGTAAAAAACAATGGTAGTGTAAACTACAGCCAGCGTAAATGGGTCATGCAGAACCTGACGATCACCAACCGGCTGAATGATGGTACCGTAACGCCGGTGATCGCTAACTTCAATGATGCAGGATGGGTACAGGTTAGTCTTGGTAACCAATCCCATCCCGGAACTGCGGACAACGGGCATATCGGCTATAATGTATGGAACGTCGGCGGCTGGAACCAGTCTGCCAGCAGTGCTGTTTATAATGACCAGGGCATCCAGATCCGTAATGCTTACCCGTTGACCTTTGATCCCGGTCCGGATGTAAATAATGAGGCTAATGATGACTGGCTGATCAGCTCGCCGGTTGATTTAAAGAAAGTGAAGCGAGATGCAGCCGCAGCTGTCATCAAAAATATAGTAAATACGCCGTTGCAGTCCTATAGTTACATTTATCGGGCGCCGGGAACCTATACGGCCAGCTTTGTCGGGATCAATGCGGCCGGCGACCAGTCTAATGAAGCCGTGCGGCAGGTAACAATTACCGTAGTGCCATAACTTCTTTCAAATGCGCAGGATCTTTTTATACTGGCTCCTCTCCATTATCTTTATTGCCGGCTGGCCGGCACGGTTACAGGCGCAGGCCGCTCCCGGGGAAGTACGGTCTCGTTTTACCGAACAGGCTGCCAGCACAACACGTCCTGAAGGCTGGATATTGGAATTTCTGCAAAGACAGCGCAGCGGCCTGACCGGACATCCTGAAGTACTGTCTTATCCTTTTAACAGCTGTCTGTGGGCGGGCACAATACAAAGGGACAATGAGCAGCATGGCGACAACTGGTGGCGGTATGAGCAAACCGCTTATTATACGGACGGGCTGCTCCGGCTGGGCTATCTACTTAATGATACGGCAATGATCCATAAAGCCTGGCAGGGTATTCGCCATACCCTGGATCATCCGCAGGCCAACGGACGTTTAGGGCCTTCGATGTTTGCGAGTCAATGGCCCATAGCTGTTTTTTTCAGGGTATTGCAGGCAGCTTATAATGTCAGCCGGGACCCTGCGATTATCGCAGCGCTGCACCGCCATTATCTGAGTTATCAACCCGATGAAATCGGGGATCACAAAAGAGCGGTCGTCAACATAGAAGGCATGTTGTGGACTTTTGAAAAGACCGGAGACTCCGCCCTTTTATCGCTGGCGGAAAAAGCCTGGTCGATCGGAGGTTTTGAGCTCAACCTGCAACGGTGCCTGGATCAGGACAGCACGATTTTGCACGGGGTGACGTATATGGAAATGGCGAAGCTGCCGGCTTTGCTGTATTGCTATACCGGTAAAAAAATCTATTTACAAGCAGCGATGAGCGCTGTGGATAAACTGGACCGCTATCATCTGCTGCCGGATGGAGTGCCCAGCTCTAACGAATTTTTGGCCGGTAAAAACCCTATTACCAGCCATGAGACCTGCGATATTTCAGATTACACCTGGACGCTGGGTTACCTGCTGATGATCACAGGGGAGGCGCGCTGGGCAGATAAAATAGAACGGGCCGCCTTTAATGCTGGGCCAGGAGCGGTTTCAAAGGATTTTAAAACCCTGCAGTATTTTTCCAGTGTCAACCAGTTTATTGCCACGGGTACCTCCAACCACAATGTGCATGCGTTTGGAACGGGCTGGATGGCCTACTGGCCCTGTCATGAAACAGAGTGTTGTGCGGGGAACGTGCACCGGTTCATGCCCAATTATGCGATCCGGATGTGGATGAAAAATAACGGAGGTGGTCCTGTTGCAACGCTGTATGGCCCCTCGTCTTTTGATTTTACCTATAAAGATGTTCAGGGGCATATCCGGGAAACGACGCAATATCCTTTTTCGGAGAAGGTTCTTTTTACTTTTACGTTATCAAAACCGGTACAGATGCCGTTTACCTTTAGAATTCCCGGATGGTGCCGGCAACCTGTGCTATACATAAACGGCAAACGCTCCGCTGAACAACTCAAAAGGGGCTCTTTTATTACCTTGCATAGAAGATTTCAAAATAAAGATAAGGTAGAGCTGATCCTGCCGATGACGGCCGGGCTGGCTGACTGGACCGGCGCGGGCATCATCATCAATCGAGGGCCTCTTTTATTCTCTTTTCCCATTCCCGAAAAAGTAACTGCAGACACGGCTGCTTATCCGGAATTGAACGGTAAAAGATCTGCAGATCCCCGTTTTCCGGCACTGGATATCCGGCCAGCGGGTAATTGGGCTTATGGATTGGACAAAGCTGAAGCACTGCGAACGTTAAAGGTTATTAAGAAAGATACAACTGGGTATCCCTTTGATCCCGGTAATACCCCTGTTGTGATCCGGGTACCTGCTCATTTTATATATAACTGGAAGCTGCTGCAGAACCGGTTTACGACAGATGCTCCAAAGCAGGGCCTTCGGAACTCAGACAGTACAGCGAGGTTGCTGGAATTGGTTCCCTACGGTACTACAAGATTGCGGTTGACTGTATTTCCTATTATTCATTAATAAAGTCCTTTTACAATGACGATCACAAGCATTTCAGTATTAGAAACGACAGCGGGCACCACAGCCAATGAACTTTGCACGTTGCTGGGATACTATGCCCCCGGCGATGGCGGAGGCGGAGATTTTTACTGGGAACCCACCAACACCAGCGGCGATAACCGTGGTACCATTATCGTAGTAGCCGGGCAAGGCAGATGGCTGCGTGCAGACACGAATCTCTTTAACGTAAAGTGGTTTGGCGCAAAAGGCGATGCTTCACATGATGATACCACCGCCGTACAGAAATGTATAGACACCGCTGCCAGTGGCAGAATTATTTATTTTCCCAAAGGCAATTATAAAATTACGGCGCAGCTCAATCTTAAAACAGGACAAACATATACCGGAGAACAGGGTGACTATGGCATTGTAGATTCTCCAACACCTACTATTCTCGATTTCACCTCTGCAACAGGCCATATTCATTGTCTTAGTTTTGATGCCACCATTGGCGC
The sequence above is a segment of the Niabella agricola genome. Coding sequences within it:
- a CDS encoding DUF5017 domain-containing protein, with the protein product MTTKNIYFFSSLALLIACAACQKERTAGVPENFSVETADFQYKVGDTVAFNLIGNPDMIVFYSGEPGKQYENRDRVSEKGIAKMIFQLSMQQGVPLTEVSPDSLQLFVSDQLDDYNAAAVQKASWTNITSRNTKWPPNLGTGFTTSDSIDLTDFNDADKVTIALRVKNNGSVNYSQRKWVMQNLTITNRLNDGTVTPVIANFNDAGWVQVSLGNQSHPGTADNGHIGYNVWNVGGWNQSASSAVYNDQGIQIRNAYPLTFDPGPDVNNEANDDWLISSPVDLKKVKRDAAAAVIKNIVNTPLQSYSYIYRAPGTYTASFVGINAAGDQSNEAVRQVTITVVP
- a CDS encoding beta-L-arabinofuranosidase domain-containing protein, with product MRRIFLYWLLSIIFIAGWPARLQAQAAPGEVRSRFTEQAASTTRPEGWILEFLQRQRSGLTGHPEVLSYPFNSCLWAGTIQRDNEQHGDNWWRYEQTAYYTDGLLRLGYLLNDTAMIHKAWQGIRHTLDHPQANGRLGPSMFASQWPIAVFFRVLQAAYNVSRDPAIIAALHRHYLSYQPDEIGDHKRAVVNIEGMLWTFEKTGDSALLSLAEKAWSIGGFELNLQRCLDQDSTILHGVTYMEMAKLPALLYCYTGKKIYLQAAMSAVDKLDRYHLLPDGVPSSNEFLAGKNPITSHETCDISDYTWTLGYLLMITGEARWADKIERAAFNAGPGAVSKDFKTLQYFSSVNQFIATGTSNHNVHAFGTGWMAYWPCHETECCAGNVHRFMPNYAIRMWMKNNGGGPVATLYGPSSFDFTYKDVQGHIRETTQYPFSEKVLFTFTLSKPVQMPFTFRIPGWCRQPVLYINGKRSAEQLKRGSFITLHRRFQNKDKVELILPMTAGLADWTGAGIIINRGPLLFSFPIPEKVTADTAAYPELNGKRSADPRFPALDIRPAGNWAYGLDKAEALRTLKVIKKDTTGYPFDPGNTPVVIRVPAHFIYNWKLLQNRFTTDAPKQGLRNSDSTARLLELVPYGTTRLRLTVFPIIH